TGCCAAAGGATGTCTAATTAGTGGTCTATTTATTATTACGAAGCCAGGATCTCACTTGCATCCCTAGTAGATAAATATTAAAACACACAGGGTCTGGAAGTAGGCTGTTCCACTACTGAACCTAATGGAAATGACATGTCAATATCTTTACTTGAACAAAGGAAGCTATTCTTGCACTGCAATTTTCTTTACTGGGACAGATATGGCCAAACTAAATAATAGAGACACGAATATGACAAAATCAGTTATTATCTGTTCACATTTTATGAAGTCTAACAGGGCAGAAGAGAAGATGTACAGAaccagagagaaaggacttgtAAACTAAACTGACCATTGTAAATTTTGTACATACTTATCAGTCACACTCAGTGGACCATTCCAACTATCCCCAAGTTATAACTATTCCAATAGTTATAACAAATGGCGGCAGAAGAGTAAAGAGCTTTCACAAGAGGCAGTTTATGGCATTTTCAGAAATGGTTTTGACTCTTTGGCCCTTATTATATGAGAAAGGTGTGATTAGAAAAGGATTCATGTGCAGTTCACAGAGCTGGACAAATTCCCTTTTTACTATGTAAAGCATCActgaaacaaatatattttaatggtTACCTTTCTTTATAGAAAgtatgctaaaaagaaaaaaaaaggtgttggCTAATGTCACATGAAAAGTGGGAGTTTAGATTTTGCCTATTGGTATCCCCAGGAAAATTGAGATCATAGTGTCTGTTGGTGCCTCATAACAAGATCCTTCACCAACACTGGAGAGCAATGGAGACCATTGGAGAGTACTTTGACCACCATTTTGGGGTGACTCAACAGAGCAAAAACCTCCCAGTGGGTCCTCTCAGGTTGTTTTCTGCTGCTGGCAACTGTAAGGACTCACTCTAATAGTTTGTAGAGTAACACtctttattaatacaaattatGACAGATTAATAAGGTTTGGATGTTCTCAAAGATGATTTCTAACTGTAAAAATATGTTCTAGAGCAATTTAATGATGCATATATCAAGCAAACACAAACTCTAACACGAAGCAATTTACTGCTATGGGGTAAGCACAAATGAAAGTTCTACtcctaaaagcagcatttaacaCACATACAGAGTTTCTCACCTCTCGCAGGGGAAGAAGATGGACTCAGCCTGTAGACTGATCCCAGCAGCTTTAGTGGAGGTCTTCTCTTGCTTTCCCTCTATGCCAAACTCACTTTTATACTATTTCTTTATGTCTGAGTGGAGTTTCAGTGATTCTAGTCATAAATACCTTTAATTTCTGATTGGAGTAGAGTTATCTCACTATACCTAATGGGAGGAGTGTGATCGTGGCTTGGCACCTGAGGAGGAGTTTGGACATGGTTAtcagcttcagcagcagaacaccTTGATTTTCTGCCTTGGCAGACAGATACTTTACAGTCTCAGTAACACAGTATTCCCTCATTCTGCTGTGATTTGAATGGAGGGAGGCAATGCAGTCTCCACTTTGTTACTGTAACAtgcaaacaagtcaaaaatatgtttctccatggttttctgcctctcaatacattgTGCTAACATTGCTATGTCAGCTTtcgtggaaaagctttctcaaggaaatattcCTGCCAGAAGATCCTGCCCTTGTGATCGGTTTCCCACCAGCCGTCATCTGCCTCGAgagagagactgcttgtcagcctggagagagagcaTCGGCCTAGAGCGAGACTGCCTGGCAGactgaatagtctgtgactgtctgtggaggtatatcctttctctgaatttttctcttacaggctaaaataaagtaccctcttttgcagctacaccAGAAGCCAGCCGGTCTGgtcgtgaggggaaataacaggcattttgcatttcaaaaacTCACCATCTTCCTGCAGTCAACAGATACTGAAGGAGAAACTGCATTCCCcatccccccccaccccccctccttcctctcagttacatggataaggcactcaagtagttttttcatggtggtatcttttctctgcttctataaataattttaagcattttcctaacttttcttatttttcctcttttcctttcgcatctctctagcaatcaattagtaaaaatcagtttttggtatttacagataacttgtttgagttttagttttgctcaagagaatgattcgaacttgtaattcaatctgcatcaaaattaagcagatctgaacgtcacatTAATTTGGCGTAGTCGGCAGGATTCTCTTGAAGCAAAACTGTTTATCCCAAAAATTTGAtaattgttaattttttatGATTGATCATTTTTTGTGATAACACAAACAGAGTAAGATATCTGACAAACAGAGTAAAAGTACCTTCCTTTCTGACTTTAGGACTGTGACATTacaagtttgtttgtttgtgtgtttggttggtttttgtcttgttttttgaCGTTAATATGCACATGGTAACTTTTTAAGAGGTAAGTCTTCAGGGAAAGAAGTGAGATTATGAaaaattttctgtaacttttaagAGGGGCTCCCTGGAAAAGATCGCTCGAACTTGTTGtgtaattttagaaattatCTTTTAAGAGGGGCCTTTCCAGGGAGAGGAGTGAAAAATTTGGGGAAATTTTGCTGTAACTTTCAAGAGGTACCCCCTGGAAACATATTCACCCCAAATTTGTGGTAATATGGAAAATGATGTGCAAGCGCTTATAAATCTATTAGATGAATTTCAGGCCAAGCTATCTCCTCCAGGAATGGAGTGGGCACAAGATAATTGGTATAATATTCAAGCAATTGTTCATAGGATCTCTACCCTGCGGGCCGGGGTAAGAGCTAGAAAAGGTAAAGGAAAACCTATTGTGTGTTCAGTATTAGGTGCTGCATTAATTATGGCAGTTAACCACAAAGTACAACAGCAAGAAAGTCACACAAAAGTGGTTAACTCCCTGCAAGATTTAGTTAAATCCTTGCAGACGCAGCTGGAGGAACAGAAAACGACTGTTAATGTCCTCCAAGAAGAAATAAGGAATGAAAAAGCCACCACTAGAGTACTCAGAGAAGAGTTATACGCAAGAATaatgaaagaagggaaaaaagaaacagagctggAGTCATCTAAAAAAATATATCACATCTCTGATCTAAAACCTTTGTGTGACCAAGTTGAAAAGCAGGCTATTGCCCTACGACCCCTGATTAAAACCGAATATACATATGAGGGGTCAGATGATGACACACCCCAAATAACTACGAAAGAAATTCCTTATACAGCAACTGAATTGGCTAAGTTGAAAAAGGAATACAGCAGAACCCCTAGAGAATCTGAAGCTGAGTATGTTTGGAGAGTCTCTCTCACAGGAGGTGATCAAATTTTGTTATCAGAAAAAGAAGCTGAGGGATTTTGGGGAGCTGGAGTTTTTCTGACCACAGGAGATAACCGTGCTCCATGGTCTATAACCCAAAGAGCAGCCTAttgggctggggggctcagccccctAGAGAGGGGAGATCCTCTGGCAATAGTGGGAAATGTTAATCAAATTGTGGAGAGTGTTCAAAAGGCAGCTTGTTTACAAATGATGCATGACAGAGAATTAACACCAAGACGTGAATCTCCTATGATGCTGACAGTAAACCCTGAAAGAATGATCCCTCTTATCAGAGGCCTCCCTGAATCTTTGAAACCCATAGGCATACAGCTAAAGGGACAAATAAAAAGTCTCACCAAAGAAGAAAGGGCTGCAGCCACTTTAGAAGCTGCTTTAAGCCCTGGCGCTTACcgtggagaaaataaaaataaaatctggacCTGGGGGGAGGTAGCACAAGAGTTAATTAATTATGGAAGAAAATATGGTCCAGTACCTTCAGTTACTATTGATTCTAAATCAATTTGATGAACAGAATGCAAAACAACTATTCCTCCAGTAAAACTCCgaaaagtaacattttcttCTGGGCAGGGAACACCCACAAATACAGGGACTCACAGGGAAAAATGGAATACCCTGTGGATTGCAGGCTTGCAAAAGGGAATCCCTAAATCCCTAATGGATGGCCAACCCACAgataaattagaaatattaattCAAGACTGGCCAGCAAAAGGGGGATCCCTTAAAGCTGCTACCGCCCCTCCCCTGGAGGAACTAAAAATAGAGGAGGTGATGGGAAACTCCTCACTTCATCCTCAATAGGTGAGCTGGGCGGTGAAGGTTGGATTTACAATAGAAAGCTTACCAAAAATTCTAAAGGTGACTTGCTAATAACCTGTCCTATTGGTCCTCGTAAAACTCCTGTCACTTTTCTAGTAGATACTGGTGCTCAGATATCTGCTTTGAAACTTGAAGATGCATCTGCATGTGGAATCACTCCCTCACATAAAGGAATGTTTGTTGCAGACGCTTTTGGAAACATACAGCCCCAGATAACAGCAAAGGTAAGATGCTGGTTACCAGGGGAGGAGAAAGCAGTTGAAACCATCATGATTTTAGGTAAAGTTCCTACCAATTTACTGGGGTTAGACCTCCTTAAAGGAAAGTCTTGGACTGATGAAGAAGGAAACATATGGACTTTTGGAAAGGAAATCTCACATCTCTGTTTACTAC
This region of Pithys albifrons albifrons isolate INPA30051 chromosome Z, PitAlb_v1, whole genome shotgun sequence genomic DNA includes:
- the LOC139684595 gene encoding LOW QUALITY PROTEIN: uncharacterized protein (The sequence of the model RefSeq protein was modified relative to this genomic sequence to represent the inferred CDS: substituted 2 bases at 2 genomic stop codons): MENDVQALINLLDEFQAKLSPPGMEWAQDNWYNIQAIVHRISTLRAGVRARKGKGKPIVCSVLGAALIMAVNHKVQQQESHTKVVNSLQDLVKSLQTQLEEQKTTVNVLQEEIRNEKATTRVLREELYARIMKEGKKETELESSKKIYHISDLKPLCDQVEKQAIALRPLIKTEYTYEGSDDDTPQITTKEIPYTATELAKLKKEYSRTPRESEAEYVWRVSLTGGDQILLSEKEAEGFWGAGVFLTTGDNRAPWSITQRAAYWAGGLSPLERGDPLAIVGNVNQIVESVQKAACLQMMHDRELTPRRESPMMLTVNPERMIPLIRGLPESLKPIGIQLKGQIKSLTKEERAAATLEAALSPGAYRGENKNKIWTWGEVAQELINYGRKYGPVPSVTIDSKSIXXTECKTTIPPVKLRKVTFSSGQGTPTNTGTHREKWNTLWIAGLQKGIPKSLMDGQPTDKLEILIQDWPAKGGSLKAATAPPLEELKIEEVMGNSSLHPQ